In the genome of Bacillus thuringiensis, the window TACATATGCTACCGAAGTAAAAAAACAAGTAACACTTTCTCGTTTACGTAAATATGAATCCGTTACCCATATGCTATTAGAACCACAAAAGGTTCCACTTGAAATGTATAACAACCAACTTGATATTATTTATAAAGAATTAGCACCTCATATGCGCCGTTTTGCAGATTTAAAAAAGAAAGTATTAGGACTCGATCAAATGCTTTTCTGTGACTTACATGCACCTTTAGATCCCGAATTTAATCCGGCGATTACTTATGAAGAAGCAGGCACGCTCATTCAAGATTCTTTAAAAGTATTAGGCGATGAATATAGTTCCATAATCGAAAAAGGATTCAAAGAAAGATGGGTAGATCTTGCAGATAACGTAGGCAAATCAACAGGGGCATTTTGCTCAAGTCCATACGGCTCTCATCCCTATATTTTAATTACATGGCAAAATACGATGCGTGGATGCTTCACATTAGCACATGAATTTGGACATGCTGGTCATTTCTATTTAGCAAATAAAAATCAACGTATCATGAACGTACGTCCATCTATGTACTTTGTTGAAGCACCATCAACTATGAATGAATTACTATTAGCTCAGCATTTACTAGCGACTACCGACGATAAGAGAATGCGCAGATGGGTCATTCTACAACTACTCGGCACATATTATCACAACTTTGTTACTCATTTACTTGAGGGTGAATATCAACGTAGAGTATATGCTCTAGCAGAAGAAGGACAGGCCCTTACAGCTACAACTTTAACTGAAATTAAAACAAATGTCCTTTCGACATTCTGGGGAGATTCTGTGGAAATCGATGAAGGTGCGGGCTTAACTTGGATGCGTCAGCCTCATTATTATATGGGGCTATATTCTTACACATATTCCGCAGGCCTCACTGCATCTACTGCAGTAGCTCAAATGATTAAAGAAGAAGGACAACCTGCTATTGATCGCTGGTTAGATGTGCTTCGCGCTGGTGGTACAATGAAACCACTTGAACTAATGAAACATGCCGGAATAGATATGTCAAAACCAGATGCAATCCGTAAAGCTGTTTCTTACGTTAGTTCATTAATTGATGAATTAGAGCATTCTTATCAAGAATAAAAAAATAAGCCCTCGCTTTATGAGGGCTTATTTTATATTTACTTCCCAAACCTTTTGCGGTATCCACATTTCCTACAAAGTTCTTCAACCGCAACTCTTTTTGAAAATCCATCGACAATGTTTGTTGCTCTTTCACCTTCTATAATGTTAGAAAATGAATCATTATTAATATTTCCAAGGTTAATAATCCCTTCACCATCTAAACAACAAGGAATAACCGTCCCATTGGCTAAAATCCCTGCCTGATTACGAAGTCCATGACAGAATCCTTTCCCATCATCCTCTTCTTCATGTAATGCTGGCCACTGGAATTCATAGTCTTGATTAATAAAGACACGTTCTGCAATTTTTATACCTTTTCCTGGTGTAAGCTTCTCTTCAATCTGATAAGATAGATCAAATTCATTTTCAATTATGGATAATAACTCTCTATTTTTCTGGATTTCAGCATTTGTTTTATTATCCTGAGTTAAATTCCATAACCTTAACGATACAATTAAATCTGATTGACTTGTCGCTTCCCTAATGAAGGAAAGTATACTCCTTACATAGCCTTCTTTATCTTGCGAACCTGGGTGCCCATCAAAACTATGCAGTGAAAAATTCATTTGTCTTAACGCGGGCTTATTTAACAGTCTATGCCTTCTCTTATTAATTAACGTTCCGTTCGTTGTAATATTAACTTTAAACCCTTTTTCATGACTTAAGTCTAATAGTTGATCTATTTTCGGATGGAGCAATGGCTCACCCTTCACGTGCAAATAAATGTAGTCTGTGTGAGGTTTAATTTGGTCTAATCTTTTAGCAAAATCCTCTACAGAAATGAATTGCTTCTGCCTTTCCGTCGGCGGACAAAAGCTACACGCAAGATTACACACACTCGTAATCTCCAAGTAAAACTTCTTAAACTTCTTCACCTTTAATTCCTCACTTCTCTAACTACTTATACTTTTTCCTCTTCATATTACAGCATATTTTTATGGAAATAGAAACATACTTATTTTAGGAAATCTACATACCATCTAATAATATTTAAAAGACCATCGGTAATTTTTGTCCAATGGTCTTTTTATCCTTTTTATATGCAAAGAATAAATTTATTTATGATACGGTTCATCATAACTAACCTAAATAAGGTTATTTTTTATTATCTTTATAATTAAATTTAACAAAAAATGTAGTGCCTTCTGATCCTGTTTTAATTTCTATTTTTGCATTATGGCGGGCAGCAATGGCATAACATACACCTATCCCCAATCCAGTTCCATTATCTTTGGTCGTGTAAAATGGCGTACCCAGTTTCTCTAATACTTCAGGCCTAATACCTTTTCCTTGATCGCGCACTGCAAGCACCACACAATTTTGACCTTCCTTGTAGGTGCTAATGGTTAGAACTTTCCCTGTATTCATCGCTTCTAAGCCATTACGATATAGATTCATTAATAATTGCCGTATCTCATTACGATTTAAAAGTAATTCCGGAATGTCATTTGTATCGACTTGAATATACTTATTTTGATTGTGCGTATCAACCTTTATTAAAGGAATAATATCGCGGATAATTGAATTTAAATCTAACATCTGCAAATCCAATTTCCTTGTATTCCCCATTGAGAGAAATTCAGTAATAATAGAATTGGCACGGTTAAGTTCTTCAATCATTAAATGAAAGTACTTATTATGTTTCTCATAGGTATTCTCTTCTTTTAATAACTGCAAAAATCCTAGTACCGTTGTCATTGGATTTCTAATTTCATGGCTGATACCTGCTGCCATTTGCCCTATTAAATCAATGTTAGATAACCTTTTCAATTCCTGTTCATATTTCTTTTTTTCCGTTATGTTTTTAAAAATACAGCAAATACCATCATCATACGGGTATGCAATAACTTCGTGCCAATATTCATCTGCAGTAGAAAGAAATTCGAAATGAACTGTAGTTCGCTCTGACATTGCACGATGAAATTCCTTATACATAACTGTGTCGATGTCACTCGGGAAAACATCCCATATATTCTTTCCTAATACATCTTTTGCTGTTTTTCTTTGCGGAAAATATTGGTGCTTATTTACGTACGTAAATTCCCATTTATTATTTAAAGTAAAGAATCCATCCGTAATACATTCAATCACACTTGTAACTTTTTCATTAGCAGCAGCTAGCTCTCCCGTTCGCTCTTCCACTATACTTTCTAATTTATCCATATATAACAAATTTGAAAACGTAGGGGCTGTGGCATCAACGATAGATTTTGCTAGTTGAATTTGAGAATTATCATAATTGTGAGCTTTTCCTTCTTTGCCAACGACGATTACCCCTAATACTTCTCCCATTGAAACCAATGGAATCATCAATAAATCCTTACTATCTATATTTTTTGTTTGAATAACCTCTTGGATCTTGGCTTCATAGCTTTTCTCTGTCCAATCCGCTTCTGTCCAATCACAGCCCTTACTTAATTTCGTTGTTTTAATCGTTGTTTTGTCTAGCGGATCTAGAAGATGGGCAGTCATATTTTTACTTTCTAAAATCTGTTCTAAGTAAAAAAAGCATTTATCAAAACTCTCCTGTATCGAGGAACACATTGATAAATCACGGGTAACATTTAGTAACAGCTGCTTCTCAGCAATAAGGTTTTCCTTTTGTGTTAAATTATTTGCGTTTTGAATTGCGACCGCGGCCATATTTACATAAGCTTCAACACTTTGAATTTCTGAATCTGTTAAGTTCATCGGAATCCCATAATCAAATAAAAAAACCAGACCAAATAACTCTTGCCTAAATGAGATAGGCAGAGCTAATAAGGACTTAATTTTAAACGCATCAACTGGTCTCGGATCTGGTCGATGATCCTTTGAGGTATCAGGAATATAGATGGTTTTTTTCGTTTCAATAACTTCTTTTGCCAATAAATCTACTTCAGGATCAATTACCTGAGTATCGAGCGTTACGCCATTTATGGTCTCTGGTTTTCCTGCAAATCCTCTAAATGTTCCATCTTCCTGGGGTAAATAAATTCCAACAGCATCGCACCTAACAATCTCCTCTGATATCGCCATTGTCACACGCTGTAATACTTCACGTAGTTCTAATTTTGTATTTATTATTTTTGTTATATTCGCGAGCCTAGAATATCTCGTCTGATCACTTACCATTCACATAGCCTCCAGTTATAGGCATAATAAAATAAATATGATAATATCAGCGTCTTACCTTTGTTTTACATAGAATACCTTACTTATGGTAAGGTTCCCCACGATTAATCCGAAACGCTCTATACACTTGCTCAAGCAACACTAATCGCATCAATTGGTGTGGTAATGTCATCTTTGAAAAAGAAAGTGATTCGTTTGAACGCTTCATCACTTCTGAACTTAGTCCAAGTGATCCACCAATTACAAATGCCACTTTACTCTTTCCGTATGTAGCAAGGCGATCTAGACTTACCGCAAATTCTTCTGATGACTTTTGCTTTCCTTCTATAGCTAAAGCAATCACATGCGTGTCATCAGAAATTTTATCCAATATACGTATACCTTCTTTTTCCTTTACAATTAACATTTCTGCTTCACTTAAATTTTCTGGAGCCTTTTCATCAGGCAATTCAATTACTTCTACTTTTGCATATGCTGATAATCGTTTTAAGTATTCTGCTATACCTTGTTTTAAATATTTTTCTTTTAATTTCCCAATTGAAATAATCGAGATATTCACACGTATCCTCCACCTTACAAACATGTTATCCACAAAACTTATCCACATATCCACAAATACTACCCACATATTGTGTGGGAATCTGTGTTCGATACAACATATGTCGCCTCATTTTGACAAAATTCACATGTTTTTTTCTCTTTTTCTGAGTTATCCACATTGTTGATAACCGGCGCAACTTCACACTCATCCACAATAATATCTAATGCTAATTCAACATGTTCTAAACAACAAGGTAAATTCATTTTCTTCACCTCACTTTTCTACAATAGAAAACAGGAGGTAGGCCCTCCTGTTTTTAATACTTTTGAATGCCTAATTTCACTGTTGTTGTTACTCTTTTTGTACCACGATAAAACGTAAGAGTCATTTTATCATTAATTTCCTTATCATATAAGGCCGTGCGGAATCCAATAATATCACGAATCGGTTTTCCATCTACTGCCACAATAACATCATGTTCTCTTAAACCAGCATCCGCGCCTGGCGAAGGACTTTTCACATCCAAAATACAAACTCCTTCTGTTACAGTACCTGGCAAATGTAATGTTTTTGACCAATAATAGTTTGGAATTTCATTTAATGACCTAAGTTCAATCCCAACATACGGTCTTCTTACTTTCCCATACTTCTCAAGCTCATTCATAATTGGAACAGCCCTAGTCACCGGAATAGCAAGTCCGATTCCTTCTACTTCTTTTGCAGCAATTTTCATTGAATTAATACCAATTAATTGTCCTGCTGCATTTACAAGCGCACCGCCACTATTCCCCGGATTAATCGCCGCATCTGTTTGTAACACTTCTACTTGCCAATCATAATGTCCATCTTGATCTAAATCTACGGGGACAATACGTTCATTAGCTGAAATAATACCCTGCGTAACAGTTCCCGAAAATTGCAGTCCAAGTGGATTTCCAATCGCAATGACTGGCTCTCCTCTGCGAACAGTATTAGAATCGCCAATTTCAATTATTTTTTTCACATGCTTTGCATCTATTTCTAATACAGCTAAATCTGTGACTACATCGGTTCCTAATACTTTTCCAGGAACCTTCTTACCGTCACTTAGACTTACTTCAATACGATTCGCTCCAGCTACAACATGATTATTCGTTACAATATAAG includes:
- the pepF gene encoding oligoendopeptidase F → MKTIIENRLVRAEVPNELKWDLSDLYKSDDEWHTALNVLENNIQKLDAFKGRLHTNSTTLLNCLLLEEELLMKLTKLYSYANLKESTDRTNPIIQANSSKISALWTKVHTALSFIHNEILSFDEGTIEKYLTEETKLEPFRKSLLEILQKRQHTLSPETEEALATLGEVHSSPYKIYGMTKLADMDFTSIQDEQGNELPVSFALFESKYEFSPSAYIRRKAYSSFVSTLKRYKNTVATTYATEVKKQVTLSRLRKYESVTHMLLEPQKVPLEMYNNQLDIIYKELAPHMRRFADLKKKVLGLDQMLFCDLHAPLDPEFNPAITYEEAGTLIQDSLKVLGDEYSSIIEKGFKERWVDLADNVGKSTGAFCSSPYGSHPYILITWQNTMRGCFTLAHEFGHAGHFYLANKNQRIMNVRPSMYFVEAPSTMNELLLAQHLLATTDDKRMRRWVILQLLGTYYHNFVTHLLEGEYQRRVYALAEEGQALTATTLTEIKTNVLSTFWGDSVEIDEGAGLTWMRQPHYYMGLYSYTYSAGLTASTAVAQMIKEEGQPAIDRWLDVLRAGGTMKPLELMKHAGIDMSKPDAIRKAVSYVSSLIDELEHSYQE
- a CDS encoding radical SAM/SPASM domain-containing protein, encoding MKKFKKFYLEITSVCNLACSFCPPTERQKQFISVEDFAKRLDQIKPHTDYIYLHVKGEPLLHPKIDQLLDLSHEKGFKVNITTNGTLINKRRHRLLNKPALRQMNFSLHSFDGHPGSQDKEGYVRSILSFIREATSQSDLIVSLRLWNLTQDNKTNAEIQKNRELLSIIENEFDLSYQIEEKLTPGKGIKIAERVFINQDYEFQWPALHEEEDDGKGFCHGLRNQAGILANGTVIPCCLDGEGIINLGNINNDSFSNIIEGERATNIVDGFSKRVAVEELCRKCGYRKRFGK
- a CDS encoding ATP-binding protein, with the protein product MVSDQTRYSRLANITKIINTKLELREVLQRVTMAISEEIVRCDAVGIYLPQEDGTFRGFAGKPETINGVTLDTQVIDPEVDLLAKEVIETKKTIYIPDTSKDHRPDPRPVDAFKIKSLLALPISFRQELFGLVFLFDYGIPMNLTDSEIQSVEAYVNMAAVAIQNANNLTQKENLIAEKQLLLNVTRDLSMCSSIQESFDKCFFYLEQILESKNMTAHLLDPLDKTTIKTTKLSKGCDWTEADWTEKSYEAKIQEVIQTKNIDSKDLLMIPLVSMGEVLGVIVVGKEGKAHNYDNSQIQLAKSIVDATAPTFSNLLYMDKLESIVEERTGELAAANEKVTSVIECITDGFFTLNNKWEFTYVNKHQYFPQRKTAKDVLGKNIWDVFPSDIDTVMYKEFHRAMSERTTVHFEFLSTADEYWHEVIAYPYDDGICCIFKNITEKKKYEQELKRLSNIDLIGQMAAGISHEIRNPMTTVLGFLQLLKEENTYEKHNKYFHLMIEELNRANSIITEFLSMGNTRKLDLQMLDLNSIIRDIIPLIKVDTHNQNKYIQVDTNDIPELLLNRNEIRQLLMNLYRNGLEAMNTGKVLTISTYKEGQNCVVLAVRDQGKGIRPEVLEKLGTPFYTTKDNGTGLGIGVCYAIAARHNAKIEIKTGSEGTTFFVKFNYKDNKK
- the rlmH gene encoding 23S rRNA (pseudouridine(1915)-N(3))-methyltransferase RlmH; protein product: MNISIISIGKLKEKYLKQGIAEYLKRLSAYAKVEVIELPDEKAPENLSEAEMLIVKEKEGIRILDKISDDTHVIALAIEGKQKSSEEFAVSLDRLATYGKSKVAFVIGGSLGLSSEVMKRSNESLSFSKMTLPHQLMRLVLLEQVYRAFRINRGEPYHK
- a CDS encoding CxxH/CxxC protein, with the translated sequence MNLPCCLEHVELALDIIVDECEVAPVINNVDNSEKEKKTCEFCQNEATYVVSNTDSHTICG
- a CDS encoding S1C family serine protease; the protein is MSFIDEENYRMKRAGKKKHKGIVLSSIAGTIVGASLFAFGAPLFSNSADTLPQAEASGSNMMAEAQGIKQISFVDAVDRASEAVVGVINIQRDNFSEADSEAGTGSGVIYKKTDGQAYIVTNNHVVAGANRIEVSLSDGKKVPGKVLGTDVVTDLAVLEIDAKHVKKIIEIGDSNTVRRGEPVIAIGNPLGLQFSGTVTQGIISANERIVPVDLDQDGHYDWQVEVLQTDAAINPGNSGGALVNAAGQLIGINSMKIAAKEVEGIGLAIPVTRAVPIMNELEKYGKVRRPYVGIELRSLNEIPNYYWSKTLHLPGTVTEGVCILDVKSPSPGADAGLREHDVIVAVDGKPIRDIIGFRTALYDKEINDKMTLTFYRGTKRVTTTVKLGIQKY